Proteins from a genomic interval of Anolis sagrei isolate rAnoSag1 chromosome 1, rAnoSag1.mat, whole genome shotgun sequence:
- the LOC132761838 gene encoding disintegrin and metalloproteinase domain-containing protein 20-like has product MQSEVQNGSNGEVVIHLWKWMHLELQGPSHPGMECQRIYLRRLLPLFVLTLISVQNKIAGQTPPEGFRYASYEVTIPKKLTPRYGQEDSKGLSYLLNIEGKGHMFHLRQKKAFVPKHFPVFTYNKVGELQVDYPFIKEDCFYHGFVQGQLSSQVTLSICSGGLRGVFQLDNMTYEIEPVQASASFQHVVYRLEEKEGAVRMRCGVTKEEERRQELLLQSTEKVVVKRNLQNGWWTHVRYAKLAIVVDHERFVRFDRNETVVTSHVLDIFHTTISFYDPLSIQLYLVGLEIWSERNLITVTSNSGATLWAFSEWRRLSLLPRLRNDAAHLFLYNESFPVLGLAYVETICSERYAAAINYFKYDNIFHFSITFAHELGHNFGMYHDERYCHCDRAACMMAAYHHVTDQFSNCSYRDYFKFRNRQCLLIPPGEMLHDLPYCGNKIVEDGEQCDCGSETECASDPCCQCNCELRSGAACAFGSCCKNCQYAPARSVCRRNISVCDLPEYCHGTSEWCPEDVYVQDGAPCRDGAYCYDGNCTTHDRQCKIIFGSQATVASEDCFRIMNARGDRFGNCGLKHGIYSKCTTPNVLCGRIQCENVDDLPTLEEHSTTIQTQTGDIQCWGLDYHSGVEIPDHGAVRDGTPCGTDMMCIGGECLHVSLLNYDCNITKCHNQGVCNTYKHCHCDYGWAPPDCLKEGYGGSSDSGPPSQDRSAFVAGAVVGTLFALSSATIALAVALYYKVLLSRGFRRLSSVISPVKLIEEVN; this is encoded by the coding sequence CTCCAAGGGCCTTCTCATCCAGGAATGGAATGTCAAAGGATATACCTGAGGAGACTTCTTCCTCTGTTTGTGCTAACTCTCATTAGTGTCCAGAATAAGATTGCTGGTCAGACGCCACCAGAGGGATTTAGATACGCATCTTATGAGGTGACCATCCCAAAAAAACTGACTCCTAGATATGGTCAGGAAGATTCCAAAGGCCTCAGCTATTTGTTGAATATTGAGGGGAAGGGCCACATGTTCCATCTGAGGCAGAAGAAAGCATTTGTCCCTAAACACTTTCCTGTCTTCACCTACAATAAGGTGGGGGAACTCCAAGTGGACTATCCTTTCATCAAGGAAGACTGTTTCTATCATGGCTTTGTCCAGGGCCAGCTCTCTTCCCAGGTCACCCTCAGCATTTGCTCTGGAGGACTCAGAGGTGTGTTTCAGCTGGACAACATGACCTATGAAATTGAACCTGTCCAGGCATCTGCTAGCTTCCAGCATGTAGTGTATCGtctggaagaaaaggaaggtgcTGTTAGGATGAGGTGTGGGGtaacaaaggaagaggaaagacggCAAGAGCTTCTGCTGCAGAGCACAGAAAAAGTGGTGGTCAAAAGGAATTTGCAAAATGGGTGGTGGACCCATGTTAGATATGCAAAGCTGGCAATTGTAGTGGACCATGAACGATTTGTGAGGTTTGACAGAAATGAAACTGTTGTTACTTCACATGTTCTGGATATTTTTCATACTACTATTTCATTTTATGACCCACTTTCCATTCAATTGTATTTAGTTGGACTAGAAATCTGGTCAGAACGGAATCTGATAACTGTTACTTCGAATTCGGGGGCAACACTTTGGGCTTTTTCTGAATGGAGAAGGCTTTCACTTCTTCCCCGTCTACGGAATGATGCTGCTcacttatttttatataatgAGTCTTTTCCAGTACTTGGACTTGCATATGTAGAAACTATCTGTAGTGAACGTTATGCAGCTGCTATTAATTATTTTAAGTATGACAATATTTTTCATTTCTCTATCACATTTGCACATGAATTGGGACATAATTTTGGCATGTACCATGATGAAAGATATTGTCATTGTGATCGAGCTGCTTGCATGATGGCTGCATATCATCATGTCACTGATCAGTTTAGCAATTGTAGTTATAGGGACTATTTCAAATTCAGGAACCGTCAGTGTTTGTTAATACCGCCAGGTGAAATGTTACATGACCTCCCATATTGTGGAAACAAAATTGTGGAAGATGGAGAGCAATGTGATTGTGGTTCAGAAACTGAATGTGCATCAGATCCCTGTTGTCAGTGTAATTGTGAGTTACGTTCAGGTGCCGCTTGTGCATTTGGATCATGTTGCAAAAACTGCCAATATGCTCCAGCCCGTTCTGTTTGCAGAAGAAATATTAGTGTATGTGATCTTCCTGAATACTGTCATGGGACTTCAGAATGGTGTCCCGAAGATGTCTATGTTCAAGATGGAGCCCCATGCAGAGATGGGGCATATTGTTATGATGGGAATTGTACTACGCATGACAGGCAGTGCAAAATTATCTTTGGCTCCCAAGCAACAGTGGCTTCAGAGGACTGTTTCAGAATAATGAATGCCCGAGGTGATCGTTTTGGCAACTGTGGCCTTAAACATGGGATTTATAGCAAATGTACAACTCCGAATGTCCTGTGTGGTCGGATCCAGTGTGagaatgtggatgatctgcccaCATTGGAAGAGCACAGCACCACCATTCAGACACAGACTGGGGACATTCAGTGCTGGGGCCTAGACTACCACAGTGGAGTGGAAATACCTGATCACGGAGCAGTAAGGGATGGCACTCCTTGTGGCACAGACATGATGTGCATTGGTggagagtgtttgcatgtatccCTCTTGAACTATGACTGTAATATCACTAAGTGTCATAACCAGGGTGTATGCAATACCTACAAACATTGCCATTGTGATTATGGTTGGGCCCCTCCTGACTGTCTCAAAGAAGGCTATGGTGGCAGTAGTGACAGTGGACCTCCTTCACAAGATAGGAGTGCTTTTGTTGCAGGGGCTGTTGTAggaactttatttgctttgtcttCAGCAACTATTGCTCTTGCTGTGGCTCTATATTACAAGGTTCTGCTGAGCCGTGGTTTTAGAAGACTGAGCTCAGTTATCTCCCCAGTCAAGTTGATAGAAGAAGTAAATTGA